A part of Kitasatospora acidiphila genomic DNA contains:
- a CDS encoding YybH family protein has translation MSPVVTDPAKLPMVFQDALNAGDIDGVLALFAPGAAMRTVAREHITGTEALRAEIAGTVAAHGRLTNVPRHTLVGADTALLVTDWTMEIDGPDGLWGHLPAEGRGRIAPTGTTANIARRDADGGWRFTLLNPLGTA, from the coding sequence ATGTCCCCTGTCGTCACCGATCCCGCGAAGCTGCCGATGGTGTTCCAGGACGCCCTGAACGCCGGCGACATCGACGGCGTCCTCGCGCTGTTCGCCCCGGGCGCGGCCATGCGCACGGTCGCCCGCGAGCACATCACCGGCACCGAGGCGCTCCGTGCGGAGATCGCCGGTACCGTCGCCGCCCATGGCAGGCTGACCAACGTTCCACGGCACACCCTCGTCGGCGCGGACACCGCCCTCCTGGTCACCGACTGGACCATGGAGATCGACGGCCCCGATGGCTTGTGGGGGCACCTCCCGGCCGAAGGCCGGGGGAGGATCGCCCCGACCGGCACCACCGCCAACATCGCCCGCCGGGACGCCGACGGCGGCTGGCGCTTCACCCTCCTCAACCCGCTCGGCACCGCCTGA
- a CDS encoding helix-turn-helix domain-containing protein, which produces MVESGQRDVIDIAYDNPDRLPSGLEVLTFSTLKSRLRSSVARRPSRLDFHQVMLVRGGKGTAMVDFVAHPCTPGTLLHLRPGQVQRLPSDPSGRPADLDAVLLLFTADFPPPLPATREVLDGFGPVAWQLAPTEFDAFDRAAMELAEEYRALRDDQLSELTGALMRQLLGALLIRLARLAVHGEHPATRPPGADIHLAFRRELERSFATTRSVEDYAARLGYSPRTLTRACLAATGRSAKQLADARVALQAQRLLAHTELPVAAIGRALGFTEATNFGKFFARETGRTPGEFRRAQR; this is translated from the coding sequence ATGGTCGAAAGTGGACAGCGCGATGTCATCGACATCGCCTATGACAACCCCGACCGGCTGCCCTCCGGTCTTGAGGTGCTGACCTTCAGCACCCTGAAGTCGCGCCTGCGAAGCTCAGTTGCCCGCCGCCCGAGCCGCCTGGACTTCCACCAGGTCATGCTGGTGCGCGGCGGCAAGGGCACCGCAATGGTCGATTTCGTCGCCCACCCGTGCACCCCCGGCACGCTGCTGCACCTGCGGCCCGGTCAGGTGCAGCGTCTGCCGTCCGACCCGAGCGGCCGCCCCGCCGACCTCGACGCCGTTCTGCTGCTGTTCACCGCCGACTTCCCTCCGCCGCTGCCCGCCACCCGCGAGGTGCTCGACGGATTCGGTCCGGTCGCATGGCAGTTGGCACCCACCGAATTCGACGCATTCGATCGCGCCGCGATGGAGCTGGCCGAGGAGTACCGGGCGCTACGCGATGACCAACTCTCCGAGCTGACCGGCGCATTGATGCGCCAGCTGCTCGGCGCGCTGCTGATCCGGCTGGCGCGCCTCGCGGTCCATGGCGAACACCCCGCCACCCGCCCGCCCGGTGCCGACATCCACCTCGCCTTCCGACGTGAGCTGGAACGCTCCTTCGCCACCACCCGCTCCGTCGAGGACTACGCCGCACGGCTCGGCTACTCCCCGCGCACCCTCACCCGCGCCTGCCTCGCCGCCACCGGACGCAGCGCCAAGCAACTCGCCGACGCCCGCGTCGCCTTGCAGGCACAGCGGCTGCTCGCCCACACCGAGCTGCCCGTGGCCGCGATCGGGCGCGCGCTCGGCTTCACCGAGGCCACCAACTTCGGCAAGTTCTTCGCCCGCGAAACCGGCCGCACCCCAGGCGAGTTCCGTCGCGCTCAACGCTGA
- a CDS encoding aminotransferase-like domain-containing protein: MYDGSSIEALVAILRTEIARLSPGDRLPSSRDLIARHGVGPVTVSRAIALLAAEGAVVTRPGSGTYVATRRPRPADSEPDTSWQAVALAGRQFLPERSDEQSETPAAGTIALSGGYLHESLQPTRLLGGALARAARRPDAWRRAPAAGLSTLRTIFARQAGGDVGQDDVLVTGGGQGALSMLFRAIAAPGNPVLVESPTYHGALAAARSAGLQPVPVPMDEHGLRPDLLADAFAMTGARLLYCQPTFHNPTGTVLSPERRRQIVDVARAAGAFLIEDDFARHLGHGRPVPRPLVADDRDGTVIHLTSLTKPASPSLRIGAVIARGPVMRRLLGMRRVDDFFIARPLQEAAVELLSAPTWDRHLRTLAGALQHRCAVLADALAGELPDWTLLRVPEGGLHLWLRLPPGLTEAAVADAAPAHRVTVNLGHHYFPAEPPAAHLRLGFAAAPEPADLAEAAARLAAAARQAGAVGG, translated from the coding sequence ATGTATGACGGTAGCAGTATCGAGGCCCTGGTGGCGATCCTCCGAACCGAGATCGCCCGTCTCTCCCCGGGCGATCGCCTGCCCAGCAGCCGGGATCTGATCGCACGTCACGGGGTCGGCCCGGTCACCGTCTCCCGCGCGATCGCCCTGCTGGCCGCCGAGGGCGCGGTCGTCACCCGGCCGGGCAGCGGTACGTACGTGGCCACCCGCCGGCCGCGGCCGGCCGACAGCGAGCCGGACACCTCCTGGCAGGCGGTCGCCCTGGCCGGCCGTCAGTTCCTGCCGGAGCGCTCCGACGAGCAGTCGGAGACCCCGGCGGCCGGCACCATCGCGCTGTCCGGCGGCTACCTGCACGAGAGCCTCCAGCCCACCCGGCTGCTCGGCGGCGCCCTGGCCCGCGCCGCCCGCCGCCCGGACGCCTGGCGCCGCGCCCCGGCGGCGGGACTGTCGACGCTGCGCACGATCTTCGCCCGGCAGGCCGGAGGTGACGTCGGCCAGGACGACGTCCTGGTGACCGGAGGCGGGCAGGGGGCGCTGTCCATGCTGTTCCGCGCCATCGCGGCGCCCGGCAACCCGGTCCTGGTCGAGTCGCCGACCTACCACGGAGCGCTCGCCGCCGCGCGCTCCGCCGGGCTGCAACCGGTGCCCGTGCCGATGGACGAGCACGGCCTGCGCCCCGACCTGCTCGCCGACGCCTTCGCCATGACCGGCGCCCGGCTGCTCTACTGCCAGCCCACCTTCCACAACCCCACCGGCACCGTCCTCTCCCCCGAACGACGCCGGCAGATCGTCGATGTGGCGCGCGCCGCCGGAGCCTTCCTCATCGAGGACGACTTCGCCCGCCACCTCGGCCACGGGCGCCCGGTGCCACGCCCGCTGGTCGCCGACGACCGCGACGGCACCGTCATCCACCTCACCTCGCTGACCAAGCCCGCCTCGCCGAGCCTGCGGATCGGCGCCGTCATCGCCCGGGGCCCGGTCATGCGGCGCCTGCTCGGCATGCGGCGGGTCGACGACTTCTTCATCGCCCGCCCCCTCCAGGAAGCCGCCGTCGAACTGCTCAGCGCCCCCACCTGGGACCGCCATCTGCGCACCCTGGCCGGCGCGCTGCAGCACCGCTGCGCCGTCCTGGCCGACGCCCTGGCCGGCGAGCTGCCCGACTGGACGCTCCTGCGGGTGCCCGAGGGCGGCCTGCACCTCTGGCTCCGGCTCCCGCCCGGCCTCACGGAGGCGGCCGTCGCGGACGCGGCCCCGGCCCACCGGGTCACCGTCAACCTCGGCCACCACTACTTCCCGGCCGAGCCGCCCGCCGCCCACCTGCGCCTCGGCTTCGCCGCCGCCCCCGAACCCGCCGACCTCGCCGAAGCCGCCGCCCGCCTGGCCGCCGCGGCGCGCCAGGCGGGGGCGGTGGGCGGCTGA
- a CDS encoding ribose-phosphate diphosphokinase, translated as MRAVVRGTERDLLLFSGRAHSELSERIAQELGTELVPTQARDFANGEIYVRFEKSVRGADCFVVQSHTAPINTWIMEQLIMVDALKRASANSITVVAPFYGYSRQDKKHKGREPISARLVADLLTAAGADRIITVDLHTDQIVGFFDGPVDHLFALPLLADHIAAHTDQSRLTVVSPDAGRVRVADRWCDRLGAPLAIVHKKRDKDVAHQVTAHEVVGEVAGRVCVLVDDMVDTAGTICAAADVLYANGAADVIVAATHGILSGPAVDRLKNSQVSRFVFTDSLPSAAAVDLDKVEVLSIAPVIAQAIKEIFENGSVTRLFEQ; from the coding sequence ATGAGGGCCGTGGTCCGGGGCACCGAGCGGGATCTGCTGCTGTTCTCCGGTCGGGCCCACTCGGAGCTCAGCGAGCGGATTGCCCAGGAGCTGGGCACCGAGCTGGTGCCGACGCAGGCGCGGGACTTCGCCAACGGCGAGATCTACGTCCGCTTCGAGAAGTCGGTGCGCGGCGCGGACTGCTTCGTGGTGCAGTCCCACACCGCCCCGATCAACACCTGGATCATGGAACAGCTCATCATGGTCGACGCGCTGAAGCGGGCCTCCGCCAACAGCATCACCGTGGTGGCGCCGTTCTACGGCTACTCCCGGCAGGACAAGAAGCACAAGGGCCGGGAGCCGATCTCGGCCCGGCTGGTCGCCGACCTGCTGACCGCCGCCGGGGCGGACCGCATCATCACCGTCGACCTGCACACCGACCAGATCGTGGGCTTCTTCGACGGGCCGGTGGACCACCTGTTCGCGCTCCCGCTGCTCGCCGACCACATCGCCGCGCACACCGACCAGTCCCGGCTGACCGTGGTCTCCCCGGACGCCGGACGGGTGCGGGTCGCCGACCGCTGGTGCGACCGGCTCGGGGCGCCGCTGGCGATCGTCCACAAGAAGCGGGACAAGGACGTCGCGCACCAGGTCACCGCGCACGAGGTGGTCGGTGAGGTGGCCGGCCGGGTCTGCGTGCTGGTGGACGACATGGTCGACACCGCGGGCACCATCTGCGCCGCCGCCGACGTGCTCTACGCGAACGGCGCCGCCGACGTGATCGTGGCGGCCACCCACGGCATCCTCTCCGGGCCCGCCGTGGACCGCCTGAAGAACTCCCAGGTCAGCCGGTTCGTCTTCACCGACAGCCTGCCGAGCGCCGCGGCGGTCGACCTGGACAAGGTGGAGGTGCTCTCCATCGCTCCGGTGATCGCCCAGGCGATCAAGGAGATCTTCGAGAACGGCTCGGTGACCAGGCTCTTCGAGCAGTAG
- a CDS encoding TetR/AcrR family transcriptional regulator yields the protein MAKEKARDLRTGIALLWGEQDQPTRGPKPSLTPGRIAEAAVAIADAEGLAAVSMSKVAATFGVSAMALYRYVPGKTELIELMVEFILAEVPDLSAVAGGWRPRITQWARLSQQVHRAHPWLLAAVAIRRQAMGPHQLGWLDAAFAALNGTGLPAAQQHRIFVLIAGLVRTVAQEQQDFDQAQDEEWNRLTGELIARHADRFPHLTQAIAAGAFAPEPADPLEFALTRVLDGVAALIDQAGRG from the coding sequence ATGGCCAAGGAGAAGGCCCGCGACCTGCGGACGGGCATCGCGCTGCTGTGGGGCGAGCAGGACCAGCCGACTCGCGGACCCAAGCCGAGCCTGACTCCCGGCCGGATCGCCGAGGCTGCGGTGGCCATCGCGGACGCCGAAGGCCTGGCCGCGGTCTCCATGAGCAAGGTCGCCGCCACCTTCGGGGTATCCGCGATGGCGCTGTACCGCTATGTGCCCGGCAAGACCGAACTCATCGAGCTGATGGTCGAGTTCATCCTCGCCGAGGTCCCCGACCTGTCGGCGGTCGCCGGCGGTTGGCGGCCGCGCATCACCCAGTGGGCCCGCCTCTCCCAGCAGGTCCACCGTGCCCACCCCTGGCTGCTGGCCGCCGTCGCCATCCGCCGCCAGGCCATGGGCCCGCACCAACTCGGCTGGTTGGACGCCGCGTTCGCCGCCCTGAACGGCACCGGCCTGCCCGCCGCGCAGCAGCACCGGATCTTCGTGCTGATCGCCGGCCTGGTCCGCACCGTGGCCCAGGAGCAGCAGGACTTCGACCAGGCCCAGGACGAGGAGTGGAACCGCCTCACCGGCGAGCTGATCGCCCGCCACGCCGACCGTTTCCCGCACCTGACCCAGGCCATCGCCGCAGGCGCGTTCGCCCCCGAGCCCGCCGACCCGCTGGAGTTCGCCCTCACCCGAGTCCTCGACGGTGTGGCGGCCCTCATCGACCAGGCGGGGCGGGGGTAG
- a CDS encoding alkene reductase, whose amino-acid sequence MTSLFDSVTVGKFALKNRLAMAPMSRNRALPSGDATELMAEYYSQRAAAALIITEGIQPSQVGQGFINSPGLHSPEHARSWRVVTDAVHAEGGTIVAQLMHSGRIGHPSLYPSAHQSVAPSAITAGGQCFTPDGMQDYLEPHELTADEIKSTIQDFVTSARYAVDAGFDAVQLHAGNGFLLHQFMAENTNTRTDGYGGSLGNRIRFAVEVTEAVAAAIGNDRTAVRISPANPYNDIVEGDTEALYQALVPALPELAFLEVCEIVTRPMTRTIRELWQGSLIVNPHATQDSFPATAKTGQEILDENLADVVSVGALWLANPDLLDRVKAGGPFNEVDQSTFYGGDQHGYTDYPVLGR is encoded by the coding sequence ATGACTTCGCTGTTCGATTCCGTCACCGTTGGCAAGTTCGCCCTGAAGAACCGGCTCGCCATGGCACCGATGTCGCGCAACCGGGCGCTGCCGTCCGGGGACGCCACCGAGCTGATGGCCGAGTACTACAGCCAGCGCGCCGCCGCCGCCCTGATCATCACCGAGGGCATCCAGCCCTCCCAGGTGGGCCAGGGCTTCATCAACTCGCCCGGCCTGCACAGCCCCGAGCACGCCCGCAGCTGGCGGGTCGTCACCGACGCGGTGCACGCCGAGGGCGGCACGATCGTCGCTCAGCTGATGCACTCCGGGCGGATCGGCCACCCCTCGCTGTACCCGAGCGCGCACCAGTCGGTGGCCCCGTCCGCGATCACCGCCGGCGGCCAGTGCTTCACCCCGGACGGGATGCAGGACTACCTGGAGCCGCACGAGCTGACGGCCGATGAGATCAAGTCCACTATCCAGGACTTCGTGACCTCGGCGCGCTACGCGGTGGACGCCGGCTTTGACGCGGTCCAGCTGCACGCCGGCAACGGCTTCCTGCTGCACCAGTTCATGGCCGAGAACACCAACACCCGCACCGACGGCTACGGCGGCTCGCTGGGCAACCGGATCCGCTTCGCCGTCGAGGTCACCGAGGCCGTCGCCGCCGCGATCGGCAACGACCGCACCGCCGTGCGGATCTCCCCGGCCAACCCCTACAACGACATCGTCGAGGGCGACACCGAGGCGCTCTACCAGGCGCTGGTGCCGGCGCTGCCGGAGCTGGCCTTCCTGGAGGTCTGCGAGATCGTCACCCGCCCGATGACCAGGACGATCCGGGAGCTGTGGCAGGGCAGCCTGATCGTCAACCCGCACGCGACCCAGGACTCGTTCCCCGCGACCGCGAAGACCGGGCAGGAGATCCTGGACGAGAACCTGGCCGACGTCGTCTCGGTGGGTGCGCTCTGGCTGGCCAACCCCGACCTGCTGGACCGCGTCAAGGCCGGTGGCCCGTTCAACGAGGTCGACCAGTCGACCTTCTACGGCGGCGACCAGCACGGCTACACCGACTATCCGGTGCTCGGCCGATGA
- a CDS encoding alpha/beta fold hydrolase, with product MIATIATATVAALTAPTAGLLGYRQLKRAANAKKIRITAPNSIDESGFVRIGGIDQWISIRGEDLGNPVILEILGGPGASNLVFLPRTHVWEKHFTIVRWDMRGAGFTFAAGGPDGQGELNYDRLHRDALEVTEYVRARLGVAKLLLVANSFGTVLGLRLARNHPELYSGYVGTDQNIIDGGRDHTAYDAMLARLQKAGKKRELATALEMGADRRSWTVKQVAEFNKLVLTSDPLSYDTMKTVVIRSLWFSPLHTLRGLRAYLKAMTWSEQLQVQAATIDERAEGTDFAIPFFIFQGDGDVLTPPQPAKRFFDEVSAPVKEFALIRNASHFASFRHPDQFIDLMLTKVRPAITGQPLAA from the coding sequence GTGATCGCCACCATCGCCACCGCCACCGTCGCCGCCCTCACCGCTCCCACCGCCGGCCTGTTGGGCTACCGGCAGCTCAAGCGCGCCGCGAACGCCAAGAAGATCCGCATCACCGCCCCGAACTCCATCGACGAGTCCGGGTTCGTCCGGATCGGCGGCATCGACCAGTGGATCTCCATCCGCGGCGAGGACCTCGGCAACCCGGTGATCCTGGAGATCCTGGGCGGTCCGGGCGCCTCCAACCTGGTCTTCCTCCCCCGCACCCACGTCTGGGAGAAGCACTTCACCATCGTGCGCTGGGACATGCGCGGTGCCGGCTTCACGTTCGCCGCCGGCGGCCCCGACGGGCAGGGCGAGTTGAACTACGACCGGCTCCACCGCGACGCCCTGGAGGTCACCGAGTACGTCCGGGCCCGACTCGGCGTGGCGAAGCTGCTGCTGGTCGCCAACTCCTTCGGCACCGTGCTCGGCCTGCGCCTGGCCCGCAACCACCCCGAGCTGTACTCCGGTTACGTCGGCACCGACCAGAACATCATCGACGGCGGCCGCGATCACACCGCCTATGACGCAATGCTGGCCCGGCTCCAGAAGGCGGGCAAGAAGCGGGAGTTGGCCACCGCGCTGGAGATGGGCGCGGACCGGAGGAGCTGGACGGTCAAGCAGGTCGCCGAGTTCAACAAGCTGGTCCTCACCAGCGACCCGCTCTCCTACGACACCATGAAGACCGTGGTGATCCGCTCGCTCTGGTTCTCACCCCTGCACACGCTGCGCGGCCTGCGGGCGTACCTCAAGGCCATGACCTGGTCCGAGCAGCTCCAGGTGCAGGCCGCGACCATCGACGAGCGCGCCGAGGGCACCGACTTCGCGATCCCGTTCTTCATCTTCCAGGGCGACGGCGACGTGCTCACCCCGCCGCAGCCCGCCAAGCGGTTCTTCGACGAAGTCAGCGCACCGGTCAAGGAGTTCGCGCTGATCCGGAACGCCAGCCACTTCGCGAGCTTCCGCCACCCCGACCAGTTCATCGACCTGATGCTCACCAAGGTCCGCCCGGCGATCACCGGTCAGCCGCTCGCGGCCTGA
- a CDS encoding pseudouridine-5'-phosphate glycosidase → MSTTIPIVYSEEVREALHERRPVVALESNVITHGLKYPHNAETAHQVEAAVRKGGSVPATICIEDGAIRVGMTAADIERFASEGGIPKVSSRDLPVVLARGGRGATTVASSLVAAELAGIPFFSSAGLGGVHRGAETTMDISSDLIQLTRSKVAVVCAGAKMILDLALTMEYLETQCVPVIAHGSDDFPAFYCASSGLRAPHRIDDEDLIAKVVATHWAAGHPGGVVITTPPRDEDAVDPVVAEAAINDALVQAERDGVTGQGLTKYLMHAVDRATGGRTAQANMAVLISTAEVGGRMAAAYARYQSDHS, encoded by the coding sequence ATGAGCACGACCATCCCGATCGTCTACAGCGAAGAGGTCCGCGAGGCCCTGCACGAGCGCCGTCCGGTGGTCGCGCTGGAGTCGAACGTCATCACGCACGGCCTGAAGTACCCGCACAACGCCGAGACCGCGCACCAGGTCGAGGCCGCCGTCCGCAAGGGCGGCTCGGTGCCGGCCACGATCTGCATCGAGGACGGCGCGATCCGGGTCGGCATGACCGCGGCGGACATCGAGCGGTTCGCCTCCGAGGGCGGCATCCCCAAGGTCTCCAGCCGCGACCTGCCGGTGGTGCTGGCCCGCGGCGGCCGCGGCGCGACCACGGTGGCGTCCTCGCTGGTCGCCGCCGAGCTCGCGGGGATCCCGTTCTTCTCCTCGGCCGGTCTCGGCGGGGTGCACCGGGGCGCCGAGACCACCATGGACATCTCCTCCGACCTGATCCAGCTCACCCGCTCCAAGGTGGCGGTGGTCTGCGCGGGCGCCAAGATGATCCTCGATCTGGCGCTGACCATGGAGTACCTGGAGACCCAGTGCGTGCCGGTGATCGCGCACGGCTCGGACGACTTCCCGGCGTTCTACTGCGCCTCCAGCGGCCTGCGCGCCCCGCACCGGATCGACGACGAGGACCTGATCGCCAAGGTGGTCGCTACCCACTGGGCCGCCGGGCACCCCGGCGGGGTGGTCATCACCACGCCGCCGCGCGACGAGGACGCCGTCGACCCGGTCGTCGCCGAGGCGGCCATCAACGATGCGCTCGTCCAGGCCGAACGGGACGGTGTCACCGGCCAGGGCCTGACCAAGTACCTGATGCACGCGGTCGATCGGGCCACCGGCGGCCGTACCGCGCAGGCCAACATGGCGGTTCTCATCTCCACGGCCGAGGTCGGTGGCCGGATGGCCGCCGCCTATGCCCGTTACCAGTCCGACCACTCCTGA